Part of the Planctomycetota bacterium genome is shown below.
CTCATAGGGCCCCCTCCCCGCTGAGGGTGTACCGGCCGGTCTCGCCGCAGACGCCGCTGCGCAGGGTGCCCGAGCCGACGGGATGGTCGCCGGCGCACTCCAGGGCGGCGGGGTAGTCCTGGGCGGGCCAGGGCGTGCCCAGGCCGACCTCGACCACCCAGTTCTCGCCGAGCCGGCGGACGTCGACCTTGCCCGTGGCGTCCACCCACATTTCCGGCTGGGTGCGGCCCAGGACGTAGGTGCCGTTGTGCCGAGCGCAGACGCCTGTGAGCCCGCTGACGATCATGGTGATCGTTTCTGCCCCGTCGCAGACGGGCACGGGCGGCTCCTCGTCCTCGTCGTCGTCCGGGGGCGGTGGGGTGCCGCCTCCCCCGCCGCCGGAGAGGTACTCGTCGCAGGGGCACTCGACCGAGACCTGGACGTAGCGGACGTCGCACGGGTCGCCCTTGCGCCAGGCGAGGATCATGGTCACGCCCCGGACGGTGCCGAGGGTCACCTCGCCGGAGGAGTTCACCGAGGCGAGGCCGATGTTGAGGACGCGGTACTCCATCTGGTTGCGATCGGCCCCGTAGACCGTGAGCGGGAACGTGATCAGCGTCCGGGAGCAGTTGACGCGGACGCTCTTGGGCATCACGTCCCAGTAGTCGAGGTTCAGATTGTCGAGCGTCTGGCAGTCGAGCGTCATGGCTTTACACCAATGTGTCCTCACTGGCGGTGACGATGACGGCCCCGCAGGCGGTGAGATCGCCCAGCCGGGCCGATGGGCTTCCCTCGATGATCGTGTCGGGGTCGCCGGTGACGATCGGGTTGATCCCGTGCATCGGACAGAGGTGCAGGTCGCCGAGCCGCGCGGCGGGCCGGCCGTTGACGTAGGTGCGGACGGCTGCCGTGATGATGAAGCCCATGTGGTTCGTCATATCGCCAAGCCTTGCCTGAGGAATGGCCATGTCTCTTGCCCTGTGTCAGCCACGAGCTACGAGCCGCGAGCTTCGAGCCAGAAGAAGGCTCATTCTGTCTTGTCCTTTCAGGCTCGCGGCTCGTGGCTCGCCGCTCGCAGCTGCCCCGTCACGGGTTGATGAACACGAAGTTCTTCGCATCCACGGTGATGTTGCCGTTCACGGCGTCCATGCGGATGAAGCTGCCGACCTTGTCGCGGACGAAGATGTGCTCGCGGCCCGCGGTGGAGTCGATGATGATCTCCTGGCGGAAGCTCAGGCCGGAGATGACCACCCGCTCCCTGCCCTTCGTCGTGTCGAGCAGGATGCGCTGGATGCGGCCGCGGCTCTTGTCGTTCGACTGGACGTAGATCTTCTCGCGGTCCTTCCATGCCTCCCAACGGACGAACTGGCGGCAGAGGTCGGTGATCTCGATGCGGGCCTTCTGGTCCTTGATGTCCGAGCCGATGTCGAGCTGGTCGCCGGCCTCCGCCTGGCGCGTACGACGAGGCAGCGCGTTGCCCCTGTCCTTGGGAAGGAGCACGGGGCATTCGAACCGCATCATCTGCCCGCCGCGGTCGAGGATGGCCAGGAACTCCTCCTCGTCCTTGTCGTCGGCCACGATGGTGTGGCCCGTCTCGGTCTTGAGCAGCACCTTCCGCCGGGGGCAGTAGTAGTCGGGATGGCCGTGGAACTTCCCGTGCTCCTTGTGGTCGGAGGGATTCCCTGCGTGGTCGGCCTTGTCCTCGCAGTCGAGGCACTTGGCCTCGCCGCACAGGCGCTTGGCCTCCTCGGGCTGCTCCCCGGGGTTCGACTTGGCGAGCCAGACGCCAACCCAGATGGGGTATTGCACGTCGCCGCCCTCGAACTCGGCCCAGACGGAGGCCCCCTCCTCGGGCACGAGGAACATGCCGATGTCCTGGTTCCCGCCGTAGGGGAAGCAGGGCGACGCCCAGTCGGACCAGTGGTCCTTGCCCGTGCCGAGTACGGCGGGGATCTCGAGGCGGCACCGCCCCAGCCGCTCGGGGTCGTTGTTGTCGCGTACAAACGCGCGGTACTTCCCGAACCACCGGTGCCGGTACCGTTCCTGCTGGTCCCTGTCGTACACGTCGAGCACGTCACTTCCCCTCGGTTTCTTCGCCGGTCTCGGCGTCCACCGTCACCATCGGCGGCGGCTCCTCCTTCGGCACGGGCGGCGCCTCTCGGTCGTTCTGCTGCGCCTTGGCCTCCTCGGATTTCTGCCCCGCTCCTTTGCCCAGGGCGTTCTTCTTGAGCTTCAGCTCGCAGGAGTAGCCGCCCTCGCCGATCTCGTGGCGCACGCTGTCGACGTAGTAGACCCCGGAGAATTTCTGCCCCACGCCCTTGATCTCGACGTTCTGCTTGGCCTTCAGCGCGGGGATGCCGATCGCCACGGCCGTGGCCTCGACCTGGCCCATCTCGGCCTTCTTGAACTTCCCCTCGGCCTTGTCCTGTGCCGGCTCCTGCGCCGGCTCTTCATGGAAGCCTTCCGTCCGCTCCGGCGAGTCGACGACATGGCCGCTCTCCTCCTCCTGGTAGCTCTCCTCGCCAGTGTTCCCGTCCACGAGGTAGGTCTTCTTGCCCAAGGCCGTGCGCTCCGGGGTGTTCTCGTTCGAGGCCGTCTCCTCGACCGGCTCCTTCTCGCGGGGGTCCACGCCGATGGCCTTCGTCTCGGTCCCTTCCCCCTTGGCCCCCTGGCTCTTCGACGCCGGCCGGAAGCTGCGGAGGACGCCCTTCACGTCGGTGAAGTACTCCAGCGCCATCGCCGGCTCCTCCTGGAGCGCGGGCGGGTGGAAGTGAAGCTCGTCGTCCTGGACGTAGAAGACGTAGCCGGTGACGCCGTCCCCGTCCTTGTCGCGGGCCTTCTCGGCTAGGTCCTTCAGGAAATCCGCATCCGAAATATTGCTCTGGACGATCCGCAGGTGCCGGACCTTCGTGGGGGTGACCTTGGGCGTCAGGCCGTGTTTCGCGGCGATCTCCTCCGCGATCTCGGAGTAGAGGATGCCCGGCGGCGGCTTCGTCCAGACCTTCTGGGCCTCCTTCCCCGCCAGCTTGAAGCCCTTGTCGTAGGCGCGGAGGGTGATCGTCGGGTC
Proteins encoded:
- a CDS encoding phage baseplate assembly protein V, with protein sequence MLDVYDRDQQERYRHRWFGKYRAFVRDNNDPERLGRCRLEIPAVLGTGKDHWSDWASPCFPYGGNQDIGMFLVPEEGASVWAEFEGGDVQYPIWVGVWLAKSNPGEQPEEAKRLCGEAKCLDCEDKADHAGNPSDHKEHGKFHGHPDYYCPRRKVLLKTETGHTIVADDKDEEEFLAILDRGGQMMRFECPVLLPKDRGNALPRRTRQAEAGDQLDIGSDIKDQKARIEITDLCRQFVRWEAWKDREKIYVQSNDKSRGRIQRILLDTTKGRERVVISGLSFRQEIIIDSTAGREHIFVRDKVGSFIRMDAVNGNITVDAKNFVFINP
- a CDS encoding PAAR domain-containing protein; this encodes MAIPQARLGDMTNHMGFIITAAVRTYVNGRPAARLGDLHLCPMHGINPIVTGDPDTIIEGSPSARLGDLTACGAVIVTASEDTLV